A single window of Nasonia vitripennis strain AsymCx chromosome 4, Nvit_psr_1.1, whole genome shotgun sequence DNA harbors:
- the LOC100115519 gene encoding laccase-1-like isoform X3 translates to MICKYVFVVEQFSTMSKACYDCPFNKTDCFRPHCLPASGVQKTVFTANRQMPGPAIQVCLDDVVMVEVRNNMLSESTTIHWHGIKQTATPYMDGVPYVTQCPILPGERFQYTFNANISGTYFWHSHIGSQRSDGLAGPLIIYSPPSQNLHADLYDYDEHHLIVNDWMNYDGNDAFVKQYHYTPTTVPQTILINGMGRFKEFQRNNVTANVPSSTFKVQKNKRYRLRLINSGAEGCPIAMSIDNHTMLVIALDSNDIEPVEVEVITTWPGERVDFVLKADQESDNYWIRYRGFDQCSPANAENGGVYQVAILRYDGAPDEDPKSPIGYSIPKYTNTTRVLNPYNTGTESSHEVNISIPLLNALTPDDPALIHPVDQQIFIEFDFYPVNNFDFHRKNLYGYNQVSADHRIGSLQLNHITLKLPTFPLLTQWDMLKPNSLCNASHVPGKLNCTAEHCACTHVINLKLNSVVEIVFLDQGAFSDGKVNHPLHLHGHFFRVISEKNLDGVVTVDRIKKLDKEGKVKRRLHRAPLKDTIKSPGGGYTIVRLYANNPGYWFFHCHFEQHTNVGMALIFKVGEHKDFAKIPKDFPKCGGFTPITMK, encoded by the exons ATGATTTGCAAATACGTTTTTGTCGTGGAACAGTTTAGCACAATGAGCAAAGCCTGTTACGACTGCCCGTTCAATAAAACCGACTGCTTCAGACCCCACTGTTTGCCTGCCTCTGGAGTGCAGAAGACAGTTTTTACGGCGAACCGACAGATGCCTGGACCAGCTATTCAG GTTTGTCTCGATGACGTGGTCATGGTAGAAGTGAGAAACAATATGTTGTCGGAGAGCACGACGATCCACTGGCACGGAATCAAACAGACCGCTACACCGTACATGGACGGAGTTCCTTACGTGACGCAGTGTCCCATACTACCCGGGGAAAGATTCCAATACACCTTTAACGCCAACATCAGTGGAACTTACTTCTGGCACTCTCACATTG GCTCTCAGAGATCCGACGGTCTGGCAGGCCCGCTGATAATTTACTCTCCGCCGAGTCAGAATCTTCACGCAGACCTTTACGACTATGACGAGCACCACCTCATTGTCAACGACTGGATGAACTACGACGGCAACGATGCGTTCGTCAAGCAGTATCATTACACGCCCACCACTGTCCCTCAGACGATCCTCATCAATGGTATGGGACGCTTCAAGGAATTCCAGAGGAACAATGTCACAGCGAACGTTCCGTCGTCTACGTTCAAAGTTCAAAAA AACAAAAGATATCGATTAAGATTGATCAATTCCGGTGCGGAAGGTTGTCCGATTGCAATGTCGATAGATAATCATACGATGCTGGTTATCGCCCTGGATAGCAATGACATAGAGCCAGTCGAAG TCGAAGTAATCACCACGTGGCCCGGCGAACGGGTCGATTTCGTCCTTAAAGCCGATCAGGAATCAGATAATTATTGGATCAGGTACCGAGGCTTTGACCAATGCAGTCCTGCTAATGCCGAAAATGGCGGCGTCTATCAAGTGGCGATACTTCGATACGATGGGGCACCCGACGAAGATCCGAAATCGCCAATCGGTTACAGTATTCCAAAATACACAAATACCACTCGA GTTTTGAACCCCTACAACACTGGAACCGAGTCTTCACACGAGGTAAACATAAGTATTCCCTTGCTCAACGCATTGACGCCAGACGATCCTGCCTTGATTCATCCCGTGGATCAACAGATTTTCATAGAATTCGATTTTTACCCGGTCAACAACTTcgattttcatcgaaaaaacCTGTACGGATACAATCAAG TATCAGCCGATCATCGAATCGGTTCGTTGCAACTAAATCATATAACCCTGAAGTTGCCGACGTTCCCACTGCTGACTCAGTGGGACATGCTCAAACCCAACAGTCTTTGCAACGCATCACATGTTCCCGGAAAATTGAACTGCACCGCCGAGCACTGCGCTTGTACGCATGTCATCAATCTTAAGCTTAATTCGGTTGTGGAGATCGTTTTCCTGGATCAAG GAGCTTTCAGTGACGGAAAAGTCAACCACCCGTTGCACCTCCACGGACACTTTTTCCGGGTGATTTCGGAAAAGAATCTCGACGGTGTGGTAACGGTCGATCGGATCAAGAAGCTGGACAAAGAAGGAAAGGTCAAGCGACGACTACATCGCGCCCCGCTCAAGGACACGATCAAGTCGCCCGGCGGCGGTTACACTATTGTTAGACTCTACGCCAACAATCCTG GTTATTGGTTCTTTCATTGTCACTTTGAACAGCATACAAACGTGGGAATGGCTCTCATTTTTAAAGTTGGCGAGCACAAGGATTTTGCAAAGATACCAAAGGACTTTCCGAAATGCGGAGGCTTCACACCGATTACTATGAAGTAA
- the LOC100115481 gene encoding peroxisomal membrane protein PEX16 has protein sequence MTSPIKIKLTLKQWCEQYKRWIAKNPNLVSDIESTVKYVSFFTAGRLNSSTLASEFVYSLPNLMVLFNDQIIKASRNPESKLPSLQSKIKIWLTIIDYTEALFEVSAKKLWGEAGRWFIIALIQMLKVVMRLVLVFRYKERITLTPAIPPLNREKLNENNDGLQRPKEAFSLKRSGKVVRTVRSSSSQPRTWTPPTSSSSVETEELGNATTIDSLKKSLLIAETLYIVKPLLHLGCLSVSGPKNWNPWLLSFIIDLTSLKIFSQEPTLNREEREELCRRRIGLLLYILRSPFYDNCSRMRIFYMLETISKTVPLARLIAEPIARYLPHWQNTYFYMWSS, from the exons ATGACCAGCCCTATCAAGATCAAGCTGACCCTCAAGCAGTGGTGCGAGCAGTACAAAAGATGGATCGCCAAAAATCCAAACCTCGTCTCGGACATCGAGAGCACCGTCAAATATGTCTCGTTCTTCACTGCTG GAAGGTTAAACAGCTCTACACTGGCCTCTGAGTTTGTTTACTCGCTGCCAAATCTTATGGTTCTGTTCAACGATCAAATAATCAAAGCCAGTAGGAATCCGGAATCAAAACTGCCCTCGTTGCAATCAAAAATTAAGATATGGCTCACCATAATCGATTATACAGAAGCACTCTTCGAAGTATCGGCTAAGAAGCTTTGGGGTGAAGCAGGACGATGGTTCATTATTGCGTTGATTCAAATGTTGAA AGTTGTGATGCGATTAGTTCTTGTATTCCGTTACAAAGAGCGCATCACTCTAACTCCTGCCATTCCACCTCTAAATCGTGAAAAACTCAATGAAAATAATGATGGATTGCAACGCCCTAAGGAAGCATTCTCTCTTAAACGTTCTGGTAAAGTTGTGAGAACAGTGAGGAGTAGTTCTTCGCAGCCAAGGACATGGACACCTCCTACCTCTTCATCTTCTGTTGAAACTGAAGAACTTGGGAATGCTACTACTATAGAttcgttaaaaaaatctttactTATAGCAGAA ACTTTGTATATTGTCAAACCATTGCTTCATCTTGGTTGTTTATCTGTTAGCGGACCAAAGAATTGGAATCCTTGGCTCTTATCTTTTATCATCGACCTGACAAG tttaaaaatattcagtCAAGAGCCCACATTAAACagggaagaaagagaagaactTTGTCGCAGAAGAATAGGATTGTTGTTGTATATCTTACGTTCTCCCTTTTATGACAATTGCAGTCGCATGAGAATTTTCTACATGCTGGAGACAATATCGAAAACAGTACCATTAGCAAGACTAATAGCGGAGCCAATTGCTAGATATTTGCCACACTGGCAGAACACATACTTCTACATGTGGTCAAGTTGA
- the LOC100115519 gene encoding laccase-1-like isoform X2, translating to MFYTVPTYLANEAVLNPNDENFFNHTADTYDWSKHPCHRPCTEDGERMICKYVFVVEQFSTMSKACYDCPFNKTDCFRPHCLPASGVQKTVFTANRQMPGPAIQVCLDDVVMVEVRNNMLSESTTIHWHGIKQTATPYMDGVPYVTQCPILPGERFQYTFNANISGTYFWHSHIGSQRSDGLAGPLIIYSPPSQNLHADLYDYDEHHLIVNDWMNYDGNDAFVKQYHYTPTTVPQTILINGMGRFKEFQRNNVTANVPSSTFKVQKNKRYRLRLINSGAEGCPIAMSIDNHTMLVIALDSNDIEPVEVEVITTWPGERVDFVLKADQESDNYWIRYRGFDQCSPANAENGGVYQVAILRYDGAPDEDPKSPIGYSIPKYTNTTRVLNPYNTGTESSHEVNISIPLLNALTPDDPALIHPVDQQIFIEFDFYPVNNFDFHRKNLYGYNQVSADHRIGSLQLNHITLKLPTFPLLTQWDMLKPNSLCNASHVPGKLNCTAEHCACTHVINLKLNSVVEIVFLDQGAFSDGKVNHPLHLHGHFFRVISEKNLDGVVTVDRIKKLDKEGKVKRRLHRAPLKDTIKSPGGGYTIVRLYANNPGYWFFHCHFEQHTNVGMALIFKVGEHKDFAKIPKDFPKCGGFTPITMK from the exons CAAACGAAGCTGTCCTAAATCCCAACGATGAGAACTTTTTTAACCACACTGCTGACACATACGACTGGTCGAAACATCCTTGCCATCGGCCTTGCACCGAAGATGGAGAACGGATGATTTGCAAATACGTTTTTGTCGTGGAACAGTTTAGCACAATGAGCAAAGCCTGTTACGACTGCCCGTTCAATAAAACCGACTGCTTCAGACCCCACTGTTTGCCTGCCTCTGGAGTGCAGAAGACAGTTTTTACGGCGAACCGACAGATGCCTGGACCAGCTATTCAG GTTTGTCTCGATGACGTGGTCATGGTAGAAGTGAGAAACAATATGTTGTCGGAGAGCACGACGATCCACTGGCACGGAATCAAACAGACCGCTACACCGTACATGGACGGAGTTCCTTACGTGACGCAGTGTCCCATACTACCCGGGGAAAGATTCCAATACACCTTTAACGCCAACATCAGTGGAACTTACTTCTGGCACTCTCACATTG GCTCTCAGAGATCCGACGGTCTGGCAGGCCCGCTGATAATTTACTCTCCGCCGAGTCAGAATCTTCACGCAGACCTTTACGACTATGACGAGCACCACCTCATTGTCAACGACTGGATGAACTACGACGGCAACGATGCGTTCGTCAAGCAGTATCATTACACGCCCACCACTGTCCCTCAGACGATCCTCATCAATGGTATGGGACGCTTCAAGGAATTCCAGAGGAACAATGTCACAGCGAACGTTCCGTCGTCTACGTTCAAAGTTCAAAAA AACAAAAGATATCGATTAAGATTGATCAATTCCGGTGCGGAAGGTTGTCCGATTGCAATGTCGATAGATAATCATACGATGCTGGTTATCGCCCTGGATAGCAATGACATAGAGCCAGTCGAAG TCGAAGTAATCACCACGTGGCCCGGCGAACGGGTCGATTTCGTCCTTAAAGCCGATCAGGAATCAGATAATTATTGGATCAGGTACCGAGGCTTTGACCAATGCAGTCCTGCTAATGCCGAAAATGGCGGCGTCTATCAAGTGGCGATACTTCGATACGATGGGGCACCCGACGAAGATCCGAAATCGCCAATCGGTTACAGTATTCCAAAATACACAAATACCACTCGA GTTTTGAACCCCTACAACACTGGAACCGAGTCTTCACACGAGGTAAACATAAGTATTCCCTTGCTCAACGCATTGACGCCAGACGATCCTGCCTTGATTCATCCCGTGGATCAACAGATTTTCATAGAATTCGATTTTTACCCGGTCAACAACTTcgattttcatcgaaaaaacCTGTACGGATACAATCAAG TATCAGCCGATCATCGAATCGGTTCGTTGCAACTAAATCATATAACCCTGAAGTTGCCGACGTTCCCACTGCTGACTCAGTGGGACATGCTCAAACCCAACAGTCTTTGCAACGCATCACATGTTCCCGGAAAATTGAACTGCACCGCCGAGCACTGCGCTTGTACGCATGTCATCAATCTTAAGCTTAATTCGGTTGTGGAGATCGTTTTCCTGGATCAAG GAGCTTTCAGTGACGGAAAAGTCAACCACCCGTTGCACCTCCACGGACACTTTTTCCGGGTGATTTCGGAAAAGAATCTCGACGGTGTGGTAACGGTCGATCGGATCAAGAAGCTGGACAAAGAAGGAAAGGTCAAGCGACGACTACATCGCGCCCCGCTCAAGGACACGATCAAGTCGCCCGGCGGCGGTTACACTATTGTTAGACTCTACGCCAACAATCCTG GTTATTGGTTCTTTCATTGTCACTTTGAACAGCATACAAACGTGGGAATGGCTCTCATTTTTAAAGTTGGCGAGCACAAGGATTTTGCAAAGATACCAAAGGACTTTCCGAAATGCGGAGGCTTCACACCGATTACTATGAAGTAA
- the LOC100115519 gene encoding laccase-1-like isoform X1, protein MRIPYQSDSIYKKKYVLLIFGVLIHLSPNEAVLNPNDENFFNHTADTYDWSKHPCHRPCTEDGERMICKYVFVVEQFSTMSKACYDCPFNKTDCFRPHCLPASGVQKTVFTANRQMPGPAIQVCLDDVVMVEVRNNMLSESTTIHWHGIKQTATPYMDGVPYVTQCPILPGERFQYTFNANISGTYFWHSHIGSQRSDGLAGPLIIYSPPSQNLHADLYDYDEHHLIVNDWMNYDGNDAFVKQYHYTPTTVPQTILINGMGRFKEFQRNNVTANVPSSTFKVQKNKRYRLRLINSGAEGCPIAMSIDNHTMLVIALDSNDIEPVEVEVITTWPGERVDFVLKADQESDNYWIRYRGFDQCSPANAENGGVYQVAILRYDGAPDEDPKSPIGYSIPKYTNTTRVLNPYNTGTESSHEVNISIPLLNALTPDDPALIHPVDQQIFIEFDFYPVNNFDFHRKNLYGYNQVSADHRIGSLQLNHITLKLPTFPLLTQWDMLKPNSLCNASHVPGKLNCTAEHCACTHVINLKLNSVVEIVFLDQGAFSDGKVNHPLHLHGHFFRVISEKNLDGVVTVDRIKKLDKEGKVKRRLHRAPLKDTIKSPGGGYTIVRLYANNPGYWFFHCHFEQHTNVGMALIFKVGEHKDFAKIPKDFPKCGGFTPITMK, encoded by the exons atgaggATTCCGTATCAAAGTGATTcaatatataagaaaaaatatgttttactaatTTTTGGAGTACTAATCCATCTATCAC CAAACGAAGCTGTCCTAAATCCCAACGATGAGAACTTTTTTAACCACACTGCTGACACATACGACTGGTCGAAACATCCTTGCCATCGGCCTTGCACCGAAGATGGAGAACGGATGATTTGCAAATACGTTTTTGTCGTGGAACAGTTTAGCACAATGAGCAAAGCCTGTTACGACTGCCCGTTCAATAAAACCGACTGCTTCAGACCCCACTGTTTGCCTGCCTCTGGAGTGCAGAAGACAGTTTTTACGGCGAACCGACAGATGCCTGGACCAGCTATTCAG GTTTGTCTCGATGACGTGGTCATGGTAGAAGTGAGAAACAATATGTTGTCGGAGAGCACGACGATCCACTGGCACGGAATCAAACAGACCGCTACACCGTACATGGACGGAGTTCCTTACGTGACGCAGTGTCCCATACTACCCGGGGAAAGATTCCAATACACCTTTAACGCCAACATCAGTGGAACTTACTTCTGGCACTCTCACATTG GCTCTCAGAGATCCGACGGTCTGGCAGGCCCGCTGATAATTTACTCTCCGCCGAGTCAGAATCTTCACGCAGACCTTTACGACTATGACGAGCACCACCTCATTGTCAACGACTGGATGAACTACGACGGCAACGATGCGTTCGTCAAGCAGTATCATTACACGCCCACCACTGTCCCTCAGACGATCCTCATCAATGGTATGGGACGCTTCAAGGAATTCCAGAGGAACAATGTCACAGCGAACGTTCCGTCGTCTACGTTCAAAGTTCAAAAA AACAAAAGATATCGATTAAGATTGATCAATTCCGGTGCGGAAGGTTGTCCGATTGCAATGTCGATAGATAATCATACGATGCTGGTTATCGCCCTGGATAGCAATGACATAGAGCCAGTCGAAG TCGAAGTAATCACCACGTGGCCCGGCGAACGGGTCGATTTCGTCCTTAAAGCCGATCAGGAATCAGATAATTATTGGATCAGGTACCGAGGCTTTGACCAATGCAGTCCTGCTAATGCCGAAAATGGCGGCGTCTATCAAGTGGCGATACTTCGATACGATGGGGCACCCGACGAAGATCCGAAATCGCCAATCGGTTACAGTATTCCAAAATACACAAATACCACTCGA GTTTTGAACCCCTACAACACTGGAACCGAGTCTTCACACGAGGTAAACATAAGTATTCCCTTGCTCAACGCATTGACGCCAGACGATCCTGCCTTGATTCATCCCGTGGATCAACAGATTTTCATAGAATTCGATTTTTACCCGGTCAACAACTTcgattttcatcgaaaaaacCTGTACGGATACAATCAAG TATCAGCCGATCATCGAATCGGTTCGTTGCAACTAAATCATATAACCCTGAAGTTGCCGACGTTCCCACTGCTGACTCAGTGGGACATGCTCAAACCCAACAGTCTTTGCAACGCATCACATGTTCCCGGAAAATTGAACTGCACCGCCGAGCACTGCGCTTGTACGCATGTCATCAATCTTAAGCTTAATTCGGTTGTGGAGATCGTTTTCCTGGATCAAG GAGCTTTCAGTGACGGAAAAGTCAACCACCCGTTGCACCTCCACGGACACTTTTTCCGGGTGATTTCGGAAAAGAATCTCGACGGTGTGGTAACGGTCGATCGGATCAAGAAGCTGGACAAAGAAGGAAAGGTCAAGCGACGACTACATCGCGCCCCGCTCAAGGACACGATCAAGTCGCCCGGCGGCGGTTACACTATTGTTAGACTCTACGCCAACAATCCTG GTTATTGGTTCTTTCATTGTCACTTTGAACAGCATACAAACGTGGGAATGGCTCTCATTTTTAAAGTTGGCGAGCACAAGGATTTTGCAAAGATACCAAAGGACTTTCCGAAATGCGGAGGCTTCACACCGATTACTATGAAGTAA
- the LOC100115445 gene encoding toll-interacting protein-like, with protein METAKNLEQCEEWRKRAFLGPLPPSFLRIENTWSGNQQEEADRQAAFALQQMQNQTMSLMGRLTITVVQAKLIKNYGFTNMDPYVRLRVGHTIYETHTDRKGGKNPHWNKVIQVFLPPGVNKIYVEIYDECSFTMDELIAWGHIDIPSQVIEKGTTYEDWYLLSGKQGDNLEGSINLVLSYHARNPKAYMEMRPPVVMVPSTNMVGSIQPFAPVNVYTAPPVNPVPPVPASSLPNAEVELKQISEMFPNIDKEVIKSVYDANNGKKDTTINSLLQMVE; from the exons ATGGAAACCGCAAAAAATTTAGAGCAGTGCGAAGAATGGAGAAAACGA gcATTCCTTGGGCCTCTACCACCAAGTTTTTTAAGGATAGAGAACACATGGAGTGGAAATCAGCAAGAAGAAGCAGATCGACAGGCTGCTTTTGCCTTACAACAAATGCAGAATCAAACAATGTCGTTGATGGGCAGACTCACAATAACAGTAGTGCAG gcaaaacttataaaaaattatggatTTACCAACATGGACCCCTATGTTCGATTGCGAGTTGGTCACACAATTTATGAAACACATACAGACAGGAAAGGTGGAAAAAATCCACACTGGAACAAAGTCATTCAAGT cTTCCTACCTCCTGGTGTCAACAAAATATACGTAGAAATTTATGACGAATGCTCTTTCACAATGGATGAATTGATTGCATGGGGTCACATAGATATTCCAAGTCAAGTCATTGAGAAAGGTACAACTTATGAAGACTGGTACTTACTCAGTGGAAAGCAGGGAGACAATCTAGAGGGTTCTATTAATTTAGTTTTAAGTTACCAC GCGAGAAACCCAAAGGCCTATATGGAGATGCGTCCACCCGTTGTGATGGTGCCATCAACAAATATGGTTGGAAGTATTCAACCATTTGCACCAGTAAATGTTTATACTGCACCTCCAGTCAATCCTGTGCCACCTGTTCCTGCAAGTTCTTTACCAAATGCTGAAGTCGAATTGAAACag atttcgGAAATGTTTCCAAATATCGATAAGGAAGTAATAAAATCAGTTTATGACGCGAACAACGGTAAGAAAGACACAACAATCAATTCACTTCTTCAAATGGTCGAATAA
- the LOC100115519 gene encoding laccase-4-like isoform X4: protein MQLQVCLDDVVMVEVRNNMLSESTTIHWHGIKQTATPYMDGVPYVTQCPILPGERFQYTFNANISGTYFWHSHIGSQRSDGLAGPLIIYSPPSQNLHADLYDYDEHHLIVNDWMNYDGNDAFVKQYHYTPTTVPQTILINGMGRFKEFQRNNVTANVPSSTFKVQKNKRYRLRLINSGAEGCPIAMSIDNHTMLVIALDSNDIEPVEVEVITTWPGERVDFVLKADQESDNYWIRYRGFDQCSPANAENGGVYQVAILRYDGAPDEDPKSPIGYSIPKYTNTTRVLNPYNTGTESSHEVNISIPLLNALTPDDPALIHPVDQQIFIEFDFYPVNNFDFHRKNLYGYNQVSADHRIGSLQLNHITLKLPTFPLLTQWDMLKPNSLCNASHVPGKLNCTAEHCACTHVINLKLNSVVEIVFLDQGAFSDGKVNHPLHLHGHFFRVISEKNLDGVVTVDRIKKLDKEGKVKRRLHRAPLKDTIKSPGGGYTIVRLYANNPGYWFFHCHFEQHTNVGMALIFKVGEHKDFAKIPKDFPKCGGFTPITMK from the exons ATGCAACTGCAGGTTTGTCTCGATGACGTGGTCATGGTAGAAGTGAGAAACAATATGTTGTCGGAGAGCACGACGATCCACTGGCACGGAATCAAACAGACCGCTACACCGTACATGGACGGAGTTCCTTACGTGACGCAGTGTCCCATACTACCCGGGGAAAGATTCCAATACACCTTTAACGCCAACATCAGTGGAACTTACTTCTGGCACTCTCACATTG GCTCTCAGAGATCCGACGGTCTGGCAGGCCCGCTGATAATTTACTCTCCGCCGAGTCAGAATCTTCACGCAGACCTTTACGACTATGACGAGCACCACCTCATTGTCAACGACTGGATGAACTACGACGGCAACGATGCGTTCGTCAAGCAGTATCATTACACGCCCACCACTGTCCCTCAGACGATCCTCATCAATGGTATGGGACGCTTCAAGGAATTCCAGAGGAACAATGTCACAGCGAACGTTCCGTCGTCTACGTTCAAAGTTCAAAAA AACAAAAGATATCGATTAAGATTGATCAATTCCGGTGCGGAAGGTTGTCCGATTGCAATGTCGATAGATAATCATACGATGCTGGTTATCGCCCTGGATAGCAATGACATAGAGCCAGTCGAAG TCGAAGTAATCACCACGTGGCCCGGCGAACGGGTCGATTTCGTCCTTAAAGCCGATCAGGAATCAGATAATTATTGGATCAGGTACCGAGGCTTTGACCAATGCAGTCCTGCTAATGCCGAAAATGGCGGCGTCTATCAAGTGGCGATACTTCGATACGATGGGGCACCCGACGAAGATCCGAAATCGCCAATCGGTTACAGTATTCCAAAATACACAAATACCACTCGA GTTTTGAACCCCTACAACACTGGAACCGAGTCTTCACACGAGGTAAACATAAGTATTCCCTTGCTCAACGCATTGACGCCAGACGATCCTGCCTTGATTCATCCCGTGGATCAACAGATTTTCATAGAATTCGATTTTTACCCGGTCAACAACTTcgattttcatcgaaaaaacCTGTACGGATACAATCAAG TATCAGCCGATCATCGAATCGGTTCGTTGCAACTAAATCATATAACCCTGAAGTTGCCGACGTTCCCACTGCTGACTCAGTGGGACATGCTCAAACCCAACAGTCTTTGCAACGCATCACATGTTCCCGGAAAATTGAACTGCACCGCCGAGCACTGCGCTTGTACGCATGTCATCAATCTTAAGCTTAATTCGGTTGTGGAGATCGTTTTCCTGGATCAAG GAGCTTTCAGTGACGGAAAAGTCAACCACCCGTTGCACCTCCACGGACACTTTTTCCGGGTGATTTCGGAAAAGAATCTCGACGGTGTGGTAACGGTCGATCGGATCAAGAAGCTGGACAAAGAAGGAAAGGTCAAGCGACGACTACATCGCGCCCCGCTCAAGGACACGATCAAGTCGCCCGGCGGCGGTTACACTATTGTTAGACTCTACGCCAACAATCCTG GTTATTGGTTCTTTCATTGTCACTTTGAACAGCATACAAACGTGGGAATGGCTCTCATTTTTAAAGTTGGCGAGCACAAGGATTTTGCAAAGATACCAAAGGACTTTCCGAAATGCGGAGGCTTCACACCGATTACTATGAAGTAA